The Betaproteobacteria bacterium genome contains the following window.
TGACAACGAGAAGTGTGCGGGCATCGTCAAGGCCGGCAAGAACGACTGCGGCACCTCCGTCAGCGCCTGCGCCGGCACGTCCAAGGCCGACAACGACAAGGAGGCCTGGGTCTTCGTCCCGAAGGGCACGTGCGAGAAGATTGCCGGCGGTCGCATCCAGACCTCCGAATACGCGCAGCCCGGCGGCAAGAAGTAATCATGCGCGCGGCAACGTCCAGCGCCGATGTTGCCGCCCCGATCCCGGCCCGCGCCGGGATCGGGCTGCGCGCGCCGCACTATCGCGACCTCGCCGAGCGCAGACCCGACATCGGCTGGGTGGAAGTCCACAGCGAGAACTACTTCGGCGCGGGCGGACAGCCGCTTCACTTTCTCGAACGCGTCCGGCGCGAGTATCCGGTAAGCCTGCACGGCGTCGGCCTCTCCCTCGGTTCCGCGGACGTACTCAGCATGGACCACCTGCGATCGCTCAAGTCGCTCATCGAGCGCTGCGAGCCGGGTCTCGTCTCGGAACACCTGTCCTGGTCCGCATCGGGCGGCCGCTATCTGAACGACCTGCTGCCGCTGCCGTACACCGAGGAAGCGCTGGCGGTGTTCTGCGAGCACGTCGACCAGGCGCAGGAGTTTCTCGGCCGCAGGCTG
Protein-coding sequences here:
- a CDS encoding DUF2282 domain-containing protein, producing the protein MSKSSSVVRSAVASLLVFGVATAATDALAAKGDNEKCAGIVKAGKNDCGTSVSACAGTSKADNDKEAWVFVPKGTCEKIAGGRIQTSEYAQPGGKK
- a CDS encoding DUF692 domain-containing protein, giving the protein MRAATSSADVAAPIPARAGIGLRAPHYRDLAERRPDIGWVEVHSENYFGAGGQPLHFLERVRREYPVSLHGVGLSLGSADVLSMDHLRSLKSLIERCEPGLVSEHLSWSASGGRYLNDLLPLPYTEEALAVFCEHVDQAQEFLGRRLLIENPSSYVAWRHSVIPEPEFLRAVAERTGCGVLLDVNNVFVSATNHGFDALAYLAAIPAAAVDEIHLAGFDHGEHCLIDTHAKPVADAVWALYVEAVRHVGVVPTLIEWDTDLPPLEVLLGEAWKADLLSGARDAVAA